GGGCGCGGAGCATCGCGGGCTCAGCGAGCGGGGAGCGCCATGGGGGGAGAAACAGCggggtttggggggaaaatgcgggatttggggaaaaacgggattgggggggggggggggaaaggggaaaaaaggggatggGGGGAGTGCGGGAATGGGGGGAAAATCACCGGGATTGGGGGGAAAACAAACACCGAGAATGGGGGAAAATCACCGGGATTGGGGGGAAAAACGGAGATGGAGGGAGTGcgggaatgggggaaaaacagcgggaatgggggggggggggggggggaaatcaccgggaatgggggaaaaaaacagggatGGAGGAAAAACGGGGATGGAGGAAAAACGAGGATGAGGGGAAAATGcaggaatggggaaaaataaatccgggaatgggggaaaaacggGAATGGAGGGAGTGCGGGAACGAGGGAAATGcgggaaggggggggggaaacACCGGGAGTGGGTGGGGAGGGAAAAACGGGAGCGGGGGTAAAAAAACCGGGAATGGGGGGGAAAACGGGAATGGGGGAGAATATGCGGGAACGGGGGGAAAATGCGGGAACCCGAAATCGGGAACGGGCAGAAGCCGGAGCGCTGCGGAGCGGGCGGAGCGCGCAGAATGGCGGGGGCTGCGCTGACCCCCGACCCTGCGGCGGCCGCGGAGCCCGGATCAGGCCCGGATCAGGCCCGGATTAGCGGCGGGCACGGCCCGGCAGGGGAAAAACGCCGGGAAAAGGGGATGCAGGGGATGCCGGGGGCGCCCCGACATTCAGGGGGGGCTCCCTCCAAAATTCCAGAGGCGCTCCCCGAAATTACGGAGCGCTCCCCCCGAAATTCCAGAGGTGCTCTCGGCCcctctgaggggttttggggtttgaggggttttggggtttgagggatttggggtttgagggatttggggtttgggggtatttggggtttggggaatttggagtttggggattggggtttggagatttggggtttggggtatttGAGGTTTGGGGATTGGGGTTTGGAGATTTGGAGTTTGGGGTATTTGaggtttggggtatttggggtttggagatttggggtttggggtatttgaggtttggggattggggtttggagatttggggtttggggtatttggggtttggggatttggggtttggggtatttgaggtttggggtatttggggtttggagatttggggtttggggtatttgaggtttggggtatttggggtttggagatttggggtttggggtatttgaggtttggggattggggtttggggatttggggtttgggggtatttggggtttggggatttggggtttggggattggggaatttgggggtttggagATTCGGGGGTTTAGGGGAtttagggtttgggggtttggggtttgggggtttggggaattTGGAGGTTTGGGGGATTTAGAGGTTTGGGGGTTTGAGGTTTGGAGTTTGGGAGATTTAGGggtttggattttcagggttggggtttgggatttggagtttgggagtttggggttttgggggtttggggaatttgggggttttgggaatTTGGAGTTTGGGGATTGGGGAATTTGGAGGTTTGGgcgatttggggtttggggctttgGAGGTTTTTTGATTTGGGGGATTGGAGGTTTGGGAGTTTCGGGTTTTGAGGGTTGGGGAATTTGGAGGTTTGgggatttgagggatttgggtttggggtttggggaatttggagtttggggaatttggggtttgggatttgagggtttggggaatttggaggtttgggggttttggggttggaggtttgggggttttggggctttgaggtttggggtttgcagattttggggtttgaggatttgggggctcggggatttggagatttgggcattttgggggtttggggaaggAGATGCCGGAATTTCTCCGGGAATTCCAGCAGGAAAAGCTCTCCCAGCCGGGAATTTGGGATTCCGATTTATTGTGGGTGGAATTCCCGGCGGGAAAATCGGGAATGTGGGGAGAGGGAGCCCGCGGAGGACTCGGCATCCAAGGGGTTAATCCCAGCTTTGTTTTTccgggatttttgggttttttttgaggaatTCCCCAAGTGGACAGGGAAGCAGCCAGGTGTCCCAAAAAATCGAATTTTGGGACGCTCGGCGGTTTTTGGGTGCCCCAAATCCCTCCAGGATTCCCTTTTTCAGCCTCTCATCCCAGAAAAACTCCTGGAAATACAGAACGGGGCGTCCTGGCCTGGGTTAATGAACAGCAATTAAGGGTTAATGAAGGGCTGGAGGGGCGATAAAACCTCTGGAATTCCGCTGGAATTCCTGGGGCACAAAGGGAAGGGCTTGGAGCAAAGCCCAGCCCGGGATGCAGAGAATTCCTGGAAGGAAAATTGAAATTATTCCAAATCTGTCCAGGGATCCCAAGGTGAAACAGCCCAGGAAATTTGGAACGGGGAGTTTTTTGGATTTTATTGGGATCGGAGCCAGGAAaaccaggtaaaaaaaaaaagcaagaaaagccATTCCCAGGGCCAGGAACATCCTGCATTTTTAGGGAATCCTGGAACAATTTGGCTTGGAAAGAGCTGACACGTCCCAACTCCATTGGCAGGGACACTCACATTATCCCAAGCTGGAGTTTTGAGGAATTTAAAGGAACTTTAAAGAATCGTTTTAAGGAATTAatgtttttttcccagccccatttcctTGGATCATCCTGGCAGGCGATCTTTTCATGTGGAAATGAAGGAATCCTCAGGAATTTTAGgaaattttcaggttttttttcagggattttaaaggccttccaggaattttCAGGATTTTTCAGTCATTTTAAGGGATTTTAAGGAAATTTCAGTATTTTAAAGGATTTTCAGTAATTTTAAGACATTTTAAggctttttcaggatttttttccccacgtTAATCCCAAAATCCGGAGTTTTCTGGGATGTGGCTGTGGGGAAGGCCTCGATCCACTGGGATCCATCCCAAACCCACGTAACAGAGAAATAAATCCAGGGTTTGGGAACCCCAAATCCAGGGAAAGAGACCCCAAATTCAGGAATGGGAGCTAAAATTTAGGGATGTGGGCCCGAATTCAGGAgttggggaccccaaaccccacagaactGGGGGAGGCCCCTCAAAACCCCCTTTGGGATCCTTCCAGGCCCCGGGGCTGCTCCCCGAGGATCCAGGCGTGGAAAAAAagaggatttttggggattttttggtttttttccctcatggggtgcccaaatcccctcagggacccccacaTCCCCTCAGGGGACAGCGATGACGTCACGGGGAAACCACGCCCACGACAGTATGGTGGGACGGCAAATCTCGCGAGAGCTCGCGTGTTTCCCGAGGTCATAAATAGCGCCGCCTGAGGGACGCGGCTCTCAGAGCCCGCCCAGCCGGGGGCGGGCACAGAGGGGCGGGACGTGTGCTGCTCTGTGGGCGCCGCTAGGCCGCGTCATGGCGGAGttgtgaggggagaggggacaaACCTCGGGAATTCTCCTCGGGAATTCTTCCCTGGAATGGCTCCCCAGCCTTGGAATGGCACCCCAGCCGTGCAATGGCAGTGCTGTCCCGCTCTCCCCTGGCTGAGGGGTCTGCAAGAGCcgtgaggggaaactgaggcacgatgGGTCCCGCGTTTCcaacatttttatattttttccacataaaatccaggacaatccctcccgagtccttcttttcttcttccagcTGCTCCCGGTTTAAAGAGAATTtcaataaaattaatttatttgagGTGTTTTGTCACCAGGCCGGGGAGGGGAAGGAATGGAAGGTGAAATTCCGGCGCGATGGGGAATAAAAAGGGAATTTTCCTTCTAAAAGCCAAATTCCGGATTCCGTGAGGGAATCCTGATTTAATTATTGGATTAAAATCGCTTTTTTATAAAGGgaaggatgaggtgagagatttGTGATGAAAATTCCTGGGGAGTAAATGGGGATAAAGCCAGGAATAAATCAGATAAATCCCTGGAATAAATTCGTCTGGAAGTTTTGTTCTTTTGGAATTGTGGTTGCCACgaaaatccctccagggatttGGGAACGCGGGAATTGCAGGAATTATGGatggaaaaggaaaatattcctcTCTCCATCCATTCGTTCCTCAATTCTCCCAGAAAAAACCATTGAGGAATGatgaaaatccccccaaaaataaaaggaaaactcAGAGccgctttaattttttttaaccatttatatttatatatatatatataaaaaaattaaatatatataatatatcgtGTTTAAGACTAAAAATATAGTacagaatatttaaaaaaaaaaggaaaatgcaacgtaaaaaaaaaaaaaagggaaacggGGAGAGATTTCGGAATTTcgggaggaaaaaagaggaaacgGGGAAGGGTCTCTAAACGAAcctgtgctaaaaaaaaaaagggggaaattccATGTTCCAGCCCCAAAGTGGGGTTGGAATTTTAAAGCTTCCCGGTGGCCGGGGCGGGCTCCCCCTCTTCCCGTGGGATATTGCTCTGGAGTTTGGGGTGCAGCACCTGGAGCGGGAATTCCCTCCCCCCTCTGgcgttttggggtgaattcaggCACCTTTGGGATCCCCGGGGGGTTCGGGCCCGTCCTGACGGGAcctttttgggtggttttggggaatTTCGGGAGGGGGAAACGGGAGGGGAGGGTCCCGCGGCTCGTACcgggattgggaatttgggggaatttaagggattttgggaatttgggaagatTCCAACCCCGGGGAGGGCCCttgaggggtggggaggggtctCGTACCTAATCCCGGGGTTTTTTGGGAATCAGCTGGGAATTCCTTCCAAAATTcactccccaaatcccaaattgggGCTGGGAATTAACCAGGAATTCCCTCCAAAAGTcactccccaaatcccaaattgggGCTGGGAATCAACGAGGaaaattcccctcaaaattcATCCCACCAATTCCTCCATCCCAAATCAGGATccctttgggaatttgggaactgGGGCTCGGAATTCCCTCCAAAActcatccccaaaatccccagtcCTAAATTGGGATCCCTTTGGGAATTTGGAAATTCAGGCTGGGAATTCCCTCCAAAATTCACCTCCAAGTtcccccatcccaaactggggtCCCTTTAGGAgttcaggagttggggctgggaaTTCCTTCCAAAActcatccccaaaatccccaatcccaaatcggGGCTGGGAATCAACTGGGAATTCCCTCCAAAAtttatcccccaaaattcccccaccTTAAATTGGggtcccttggggaattggggccGGGAATTCTCTCCAaaactcccaaattcccccatcccaaactggggcCCTTTGGGAATTCCCTCCCAAActcaccccccaaatccccagtccCAACCCGgggtccccagagccccccagtccCCGGCCGAGCTCCCAGTCCGGAAGTTCTGGCTGCTCCCGATTCCCGGGAACGCGATTCCTGCTGGATTTACATTCACAGGAGGGATCcagggggatccagggggatccCATGGAACGATGTGCGTATggaaaccccaaattccccccagtccggggggatttgggatgggggagAGCGGGGGCAGCCAGCCCCGAGGGAGGGCGGCCCCGAAATCAAggcacagggaatgggaatggtttggaaggatttttttgggatttgtgtgtcccctctggaTTTGGGGACACGTGGATCCCGACTGGAATGGGAACGGTTTGAGGAatgggaatggtttgggatgggaattgTTTGGATGGGGCTGTTTTTTGGGATTTGTGTGTTCCCTCTGGATTCGGGGACACGCAGAACCCTCCCACTGATccgaatgggaatgggaatggcttGGGATGGGACTGTTTTGGGATTTGTGTGTTCCCTCTGGATTCGGGGACACGCAGAACTCCCCTGCTGATCCTGGTGGGATTGGGGAATGGAATGATTTGGATGgcatttttttgggatttgtgtGTCCCCCTGGATTTGGGAACATGCTGATCCCAACGGGAATGGTCGGAACAGGGCTCTTTTTGGGATTTACACATCCCCCTGGATTTAGGGACACGCAGATCCCAATGGGAATGGTTTTGGACGGGGCTGTTTTTGGGATTTACACATCCCCCTGGATTTAGGGACACGCAGATCCCAATGGGAATGgttgggatggggtttttttctgggatttacACATCCCCCTGGATTTAGGGACACGCAGATCCCAATGGGAATGGTTTTGGACGGGGCTGTTTTTGGGATTTACACATCCCCCTGGATTTGGGAACACACCAAGCTGCTCCCTGTGAAATCTCCGGGACCAACCACAGGGCTCCAACCCCGGCAGCGGGTGgcggtgacaccgaggggacaacGCGGCCTCAACCCCTCCCCTCCACCCACCGGCGGGGCTGGAAAGTACCGGCAAAACCAACGGAATGAACGGAAGCTCCAAGGAACCCGCGGGGACGGGGTCGATCGGGGCGGGCAAAGCCCTGAATATCAGGGAGCCCCGCCCGCCCTAGACGTGCGTCTGCATGCGCTGCTGGAAGCGCTGCCCGTAGTCCGAGTGCTGCGACGTGTACGAGAACCGCGTGGCGCCGCCGCCGAACTTGCCCACGGCCTCGTAGGGCTCGTAGGCGCCGCCGAAACCCAGCCGGTACGGCGGGAAAGCCGCCGTGGGGCCGGGGAACCCGACGCCGACGCCGACGCCCGCGTAGTTCTCGTAGGACAGCTGGCTGCTCGTGTCCCCCGCCGGCACCGCCGTGCCcgggggcgccgccgccgcctcggcgGGGAACTCGGGGCCGCCGCGGGGGTACGAGCTGAGCTGGGCGTAGCCGCTGGAGTGCGAGAGGCGCGAGGGCGGCCGCGGCTCGAAGCGGGGCCCGCCGGGGCCGGGCGCGCGGTAATCGCCGTAGAGCACCGAGCGCGAGGCCGGGCGCTCCTCGTGGGCGCGCACGTTGTAGTAGCCGTTGGTGGGGTCCTGGAAGGGGAAAAGCGGGAGATCGGTGGGTTTTGGGGAGTGCTGGTGGGTGGGAAGGGCAGGGTTGGGGTTGAGAGGGGCGTGGGGCCGGACCTTGAGCTCGTACTCCTCGCGGGTGTCGATGGTGTCGCAGCGCAGGTCCTGCTTCAAGTCCACGTCGTCCTTGAACGACTGGAAAAGCCGCGGGAATAATTGTGGGGTTGTGGAATTGTGGGATTGTGGGGTTATGGGATTATGGAAGGGGATGGGCGGCGAGGAACCCTGAGACCCATCCCATGGTGGGAAGGGGCGGCTCCTGATAGCCCAGGTGGACCCGAGGTGGAGCCGggaacttccagggatggagaatccatgggatccatgggatcatGGATGGATCCAGGACCGATCCCTAAAATCCCATTAAACTGGCCCAGGGAACGCTGGAATTCTTTGGGATGGAAAAGACCCCAAAGATCATCAAGACCTTGGGACCTTCCACCATCGCAGGtgtctccagcctggccttgggctggggacactgccaggtctggggacactcctgggctggggacactccCAGCCCTCCCGCCATCCCAGGTgccagtccctgtccccacggtgtccccacgtcCCCCCTCACCGAGTAGATGGCCTTCATGACGCGCGTGGCCGTGGACACGCTGGCCGTGTCCTCCTCCCGGTCCGCGTGCAGCGTCAGCGGCTCCCGGTTCACCGTCTCCACCTTGATGTCCAGCTTGCGCAGCGTGACGTCCTTGCGGCCTGacgagtgaccacagagtgaccacggaGTGACCACAGATTGACCACGGAGTGACCACGGAGTGACCACGGGGTGGCCGCTGAGTGACCCCCCCAAAGAGATCCCCATAAAGAcacccagagtgaccactgagtgaccactgagtcaCCATGAATTGATCTCCATAGACACCCCCATGGATAcacccagagtgaccactgagtgaccacaaaGTGACCCCTGAATGACCCCtcagtgaccccagagtgaccccgagtgaccccagagtgaccccactCACTTCCTTTGCGGCGCCGGTAGAGGAAGCAGGCCAGGGCCAGCAGGCAGCTGATGAGGAGGATGCTGGCGCCGATGGTGGCCCCGGCGATGATGCCCACGGGCAGCACCtctgtggggacaccaggggacagttggggacaccaggggacaaggACAGTGCCACAGCCACGGctcccatcccaaaatcccaataaCTCAGCTCGGGGTCCCATGTCACCTTTCTTCTCGAGCTGGATGATGGCCATGCCAGGCCCATCTCAATGCCACCCAGATTGTCCCCAAGGTCGCTGCCATTGTCACCTTTCTCCTGGAGCTGGATGATGGCCGTGCCCAACCCAATGCCAcccaaaggtgtccctgccattgtCACCTTTCTCCTCGAGCTGGATGATGGCCATGCCAGGCCCATCTCAATGTcaccccaagctgtccccagactgtcccccagtgtcaccttTCTCCTCGAGCTGGATGATGGCCGTGCCCAACCCAGGGCCAcccaaaggtgtccctgccattgtCACCTTTCTCCTCGAGCTGGATGATGGCCGTGCCCAACCCAGGGCCACCCAAAGATGTCCCTGCCATTGTCACCTTTCTCCTCGAGCTGGATGATGGCCGTGCCAGGCCCATCTCAATGCCACCCAGATTGTCCCCAGGTCCCTGCCATTGTCACCTTTCTCCTGGAGCTGGATGATGGCCGTGCCCAACCCAATGCCACCCAAAGATGTCCCTGCCATTGTCACCTTTCTCCTCGAGCTGGATGATGGCCGTGCCAGGCCCATCTCAATGCCACCCAGATTGTCCCCAAGTGCGCTGCCATTGTCACCTTTCTCCTCGAGCTGGATGATGGCCGTGCCCAACCCAAGGCCACCCAAAGATGTCGCTGCCATTGTCACCTTTCTCCTCGAGCTGGATGATGGCCGTGCCGGGCCCGAAGCTGTTCCAGGCCGTGCAGTTGTAGCGCGTCTGGAAGTCGGCGTCCATGACGTTGTTGATGGTCAGCGTGGACAGGACCCCGCTGCCCGTGTTGCTCCTCTCCACCGTGTAGCGCTCCAGCGTCCCCGCTTCCAGAATGTTCTCCTTCCACGCCCACGCCTGCGGGCAGCGGCAGAAATGGTTCTGTGCGTTTTGGTTTTTGCTGTTTTGTACTGGGGTTTGTCAATTGTCTTGATAGTAATGTGGTTATCGTTATTTAATTctgtattattttattatttatatattattagtCTTATATTATTATTTACATGTTAttaatttcacattattatttatataatattcatttcctgttcatttatatttatgtgtatatattattatatatttatactaTTATTCTgcttatacatttatatatatttatttatatatattataaatgtatatacatttattatatatttatgttATTATTCTGTTTATATCtatttacatatatttttattataagcctatattaatatatatattacttACAATATTTTCATTGTAAAATaatctattttatatttataaataattcTATGAATATAGAGacttattaatattattttaaattttatacttatttattatataaaatatatttatctatatttatttttatttattataaatttaaataaacattattacattttatatttatttattttgtatttaatttgtttgatattaataaattacatttaattatAAATGCATATTAACACATATTAATTGTAATGCATCTTTGTAAAATGATTTGTCTTATAAATAATTTTGTAAATGTCTTAAATATTTATTTGCATATTTATTTTACGTTATTTTATATTACTAATTTTATATGTACAGGTAATACTTAATATATAAAGATAACCCTAGGATGTActtaattaaaatatatataaaaatatgtatctatatatattaatattattatataaatatacaatTTAATAGCTAAATATctataaatagaaatatatattaatatatattaatatctaAAAATATATATCAACATATATTAATTCTAATGTATATTTAATGATAAAATTTGATAATATAAAACAATAATAACATTAAGatttattaaattaaaataaataaataacaaataaaataaatattaaatgttGCTGATATTTTGAAAcggaataatatttttttcaattCCGGGGTGCGGCGGGACTCACGATGCGGTCGGGGGGCGGCGTGCTGCCGATGAAGCACTCGACCTTGCCGCGGTCGCCGCGCACGGCGAACTGCACGGGCTCGCTGGAGATGATCGGGGGGCCTgcggggaaatttggggtgtctgggggggaaattgggatatttggggtgttccaggggggaaaatggggaatttggggtgttccaggggataaaatggggaatttggggtgttccggggggaaatggggaatttggggtgttctggggggaaaaatggggaatttgggttGTTCCACAGGGGGAAATTGGGATATTTGGAGTGTTCAGGGGGGGAAagtggggaatttggggtgttacaggggggaaattgggatatttggggtgttccacagggggaaattgggaatttgggatgttcCTGGaaggaaatgggaatttggggtgttcaagaagggaaatgggaatttgggctgatctgggggggaaattgggaatttagggtgttctgagggggaaatttggatATTTGGGGTGTTcaagggggggaaatggggaatttggggtgttcCTGGaaggaaatgggaatttgggtgttcaagaagggaaatgggaatttggggtgatCTGGGGGGAGGGAATTGGGAATTTAGGGTGTTCTGAGGGGGAAATTGGGATATTTGGGGTGTTCAAGGGGGAAATTTGGATATTTGGGGTGTTCAAGGGGGAAATTGGGGATATTTGGGGTGTTCCGgggggggagaaatggggaatttggggtgttccacagggggaaatgggggatttggggtgttccaggaaggcagctggggatttgggatggtttgggggaaATTTAGgatatttggggtgttccagggggGAAATTGGCGATCTGGGGTGTTataaggggaaaatgggaatttggggtggcCCAGGTGGGAAATGAGAGGAGGAAATTCCTGGAGCTGTGTCCAGGCCAGGCCAGGAATGAGGGATTTGGGATAAAATTCCGTGTTTTGGGTGGAATTGGGGGAACGGCTCAGGATCAGGGATTTAAGAGGGATAAAATTCCTTGTTTTAGGTGGAATTGAGGAAACCCCCCACAGGAAATTCCAGCTTGAAATTCCTGCAATTCCTGACCCCCGTTCCCATCTCCCCGGGTGTGGAAAAATCTCTCTTCAGGATTTACTCCCTTCCCACCATCCCCCTTTGCCTTTCCCCTTAAATTTTCCCgtcccaaacccaacaaaaaaaccccaaatcccgttTTCCCcatcacagcctccccagccaaaTTTAAAACGCAAAATTTAAAATTCCCCCTGCTTCACCCCACCAGAAGCCAACCAAAACCAGAGAATTTTTGGGACACCCGGATCCGCCCCGTTCCCATGGAACCCCAGGaggtgtttttgggtttttttggattttttggggtttttttgggttgttttggggtgGCTGACCGTTGACGAAGAGGGTGACCTCCCTCTCGCCCACGCCGATGCGGGGCACGATGGCCTTGCAGACGTACTGGCCGGCGTCGGCCTGCGTCACCGACTTGAGGTACAGCTGGTTGCTGTTGCTCAGCAcctgcggggacaccggggacatttggggacacgtggggacactCGGGAACGTCCCCCAAAAAGCTCGGCAGCCCGGCCGTAAATTGTTCCCGAGGGAATCCCAGCCAAAATTCCagtttttgggatgttttggggtgtGGAGGGGGCACGCAGGGATGGTGGGGATGTTCAGGGGACACGTTTGATGCCAATCCCAAACCTGAATCCCAAACtgaatcccaaccccaatccaaaccccaaacccattcCCGAATCCCAaacccattcccaaatcccaaatcccaaatcccaaatcccaaatcccaaatcccaaatcccaaatcccaaactccaaactCAATCCCAAACCCAAACTCAATCCAAATCCCAATTTCCCTCTCTAGGGAATTTTAGGGAGGGGACACAAAACCACAGCGGGGGCATCCAGGGTTTCTGTTTGACCCCAATTCCAAACCTGATCCCGAATCCCAAATCCAATCCCAACTCCAATCCCGAATCCCAAACCCAATCCCcaacccaaatcccaatcccagtttccatttttttgtggtttttttgggggatttttttggggatcttttttggggagatttttttggggagaatttttgagatttttttggggatttttttttttttttttggaatttttcttgggatttttttggaagatttttttttaggattttgttttgaGACGAAATGTAGGATtttgttttgagatttttttttttttttttgggggggggattgttttttgggattttttggggggatttttttgggggggatttttcctgggattttttggggatttttttgggggtttttgacaCACACGGAGCCCCCCCCGACCCCAAGGGCACAAAGAACATTCCGGAACCCCCTTGGAGGCGCTCCTACCATGTTGGATTCCTTCTTGGTCCAGGTGAGGGTCAGCGGGGGGTTCCCCGACCACACGCAGGTCAGGGTGACGTCGGAGCCGATGTCGGTCACCGTGGGCTTGGGGTCCACCACGATCCGGGGGGCGACTGGGGGGACACAGAACCGGGAGGGGaagtgtggggggggggggggctctgGGCTTAatttggggccgttttggggttttgggccgttttggagcagttttggggccattttggagcCTTTTTGTGgcggttttggggcagttttggggccattttggggtggttttgggaccGTTTTGTGGTGGATTTGGGACCGTTTTGATGttttgaggcagttttggggtggttttggggtggttttggggccattttggggttttACGGTGGTTTTAGGGtggttttggggccattttggggctgttctgggatggttttggggtttaGGGGCCGTTTcgggttttggggcagttttggggccattttggggtggttttggagcggttttgaggtggttttggggctgttttggggtaattttggggttttggggctggttttggggccaTTCTATGG
The DNA window shown above is from Melospiza melodia melodia isolate bMelMel2 chromosome 25, bMelMel2.pri, whole genome shotgun sequence and carries:
- the LOC134429193 gene encoding kin of IRRE-like protein 1; its protein translation is MRILLLCLLTLAGTRGQAVQTRFVEEPEDQTVVAGQRIVLSCVVLNYSGIVQWTKDGLALGMGQGLKAWPRYRIVGTADSGQYNLEIRDAELSDDAVYECQATEAALRSRRARLTVLIPPEDPTIDGAPEILLRAGTPYNLTCRARSAKPAATLAWFRDGLEQDGAVTSTELLADGKRESTTSLLPITPSELDIGRVFSCRSSNEAVPAGKESSVRLNVHHPPTVTLSIQPQTVQEGERVVFTCMATANPEIKGYRWAKGGVIIEEAKENRYDTQVDYTFFTEPVSCEVHNDIGSTNVSTLVDVHFAPRIVVDPKPTVTDIGSDVTLTCVWSGNPPLTLTWTKKESNMVLSNSNQLYLKSVTQADAGQYVCKAIVPRIGVGEREVTLFVNGPPIISSEPVQFAVRGDRGKVECFIGSTPPPDRIAWAWKENILEAGTLERYTVERSNTGSGVLSTLTINNVMDADFQTRYNCTAWNSFGPGTAIIQLEEKEVLPVGIIAGATIGASILLISCLLALACFLYRRRKGSRKDVTLRKLDIKVETVNREPLTLHADREEDTASVSTATRVMKAIYSSFKDDVDLKQDLRCDTIDTREEYELKDPTNGYYNVRAHEERPASRSVLYGDYRAPGPGGPRFEPRPPSRLSHSSGYAQLSSYPRGGPEFPAEAAAAPPGTAVPAGDTSSQLSYENYAGVGVGVGFPGPTAAFPPYRLGFGGAYEPYEAVGKFGGGATRFSYTSQHSDYGQRFQQRMQTHV